The following proteins are encoded in a genomic region of Lachnospiraceae bacterium KM106-2:
- a CDS encoding stage III sporulation protein AH yields MKDILKKNQVIIAALAIMICVAGYLNFTQDKIENKDAAVSSKDAITNTKSDTGISDKDATVIPDASDNSEETTVETDKVLKENETDITDESDSKTEKSANASDTNEVKKNDNSTKNDTSTKTTDNKDSVGDAVLANSSVSNEFFASAKLKREQTRAKSKETLLQVINNKNISEDQKQKAIDEMIKITGYTDKETHAETMLEAKGFKDTVVTMSDDSVDVVVNCNNLTEQQMAQIEDIVKRQTEISAEKIVISPAKVTTDQTDNSSKKTESKKAETKE; encoded by the coding sequence ATGAAGGATATATTGAAGAAAAATCAAGTCATCATAGCCGCTCTTGCCATTATGATCTGTGTGGCCGGATACTTGAACTTTACTCAGGATAAGATTGAGAATAAGGATGCCGCTGTTTCTAGTAAGGATGCTATTACCAATACGAAGAGCGATACTGGGATCAGTGATAAAGATGCTACTGTGATACCGGATGCTTCTGATAATTCGGAAGAGACTACTGTCGAAACGGACAAAGTATTGAAGGAAAATGAGACTGATATTACAGACGAAAGTGATTCTAAGACAGAAAAGTCAGCAAATGCGTCGGATACAAACGAAGTTAAGAAGAATGATAACTCAACGAAAAATGATACTTCGACAAAGACGACAGATAATAAGGACAGCGTCGGTGATGCCGTTCTTGCTAACAGCAGCGTGAGTAATGAATTCTTTGCAAGTGCCAAGCTAAAGAGAGAGCAGACTAGAGCAAAGAGCAAAGAGACATTATTACAAGTGATCAATAATAAAAATATCTCAGAAGATCAGAAGCAAAAAGCGATTGATGAGATGATCAAGATTACCGGTTATACGGACAAAGAGACTCATGCAGAGACAATGTTAGAGGCAAAGGGATTTAAAGATACCGTTGTAACAATGAGTGATGATTCTGTTGATGTTGTGGTAAATTGTAATAACTTAACGGAACAACAGATGGCACAGATTGAAGATATTGTAAAGAGGCAAACAGAGATTTCTGCGGAAAAGATCGTCATTTCGCCTGCAAAGGTAACTACGGATCAGACTGATAATTCAAGCAAAAAGACAGAATCTAAGAAAGCAGAAACGAAAGAATAG
- a CDS encoding alkaline shock protein produces MNKELEKDSAYKVLDNSSIGEVQIADEVVAIIAGLAATEVEGVASMAGNITNEIVGKLGKKNLSKGVKVEVGTEAVTVDVTIILKYGYSIPKTSIQVQDRVKSAIENMTGLTVDEVNVRIAGVDMDQNK; encoded by the coding sequence GTGAATAAAGAACTAGAAAAAGATAGTGCATATAAAGTACTCGATAACAGCAGCATTGGCGAAGTTCAAATTGCTGATGAAGTAGTTGCCATTATTGCTGGTTTAGCAGCAACAGAAGTTGAAGGTGTTGCATCTATGGCTGGTAACATTACAAATGAAATCGTTGGAAAGTTAGGAAAGAAAAACCTATCTAAAGGCGTTAAAGTGGAAGTTGGAACAGAAGCGGTTACTGTTGATGTTACAATCATCCTTAAGTATGGTTACAGCATTCCAAAGACTAGTATTCAAGTACAAGACCGAGTAAAGAGCGCCATTGAGAACATGACAGGCCTTACTGTTGATGAAGTGAATGTTCGTATTGCTGGCGTAGACATGGATCAGAACAAATAG
- a CDS encoding transcription termination protein NusB: protein MSRRELREHIFKMLFRKEFHNQEELNEQIQFYFDELEEPATKDVEYLTKKFNNIMEHIEEIDAIIEQASEGWKLNRMGRVDLTLMRVATYEIFFDEEVPTGVAINEAVEISKKYAEDNSPSFINGVLAKVAESFDKNGASVSNEAN, encoded by the coding sequence ATGAGTAGAAGAGAATTGAGAGAACACATTTTTAAAATGTTGTTTCGTAAGGAGTTTCATAATCAAGAAGAGTTGAACGAACAGATTCAATTCTATTTTGATGAGTTGGAAGAGCCTGCAACTAAAGACGTTGAATATTTAACCAAAAAATTTAATAACATCATGGAACACATCGAAGAAATTGATGCGATTATCGAACAAGCTTCTGAAGGTTGGAAATTAAATCGTATGGGTAGAGTCGATCTTACTTTAATGCGTGTTGCAACTTATGAAATCTTCTTTGATGAAGAAGTACCAACAGGTGTTGCAATCAACGAAGCAGTTGAAATTTCTAAAAAATATGCAGAAGATAATTCACCAAGCTTTATTAATGGTGTACTTGCGAAAGTTGCAGAAAGTTTTGACAAGAACGGCGCATCAGTGAGTAACGAAGCAAACTAG
- a CDS encoding exodeoxyribonuclease VII large subunit, translated as MSEGQSVIVLGSVSVYERDGKYQIYAREIMLDGLGNLYAKYEQLKKELEETGLFDPSHKKRIPYYSSKVGIVTASTGAAIQDIINIATRRNPYVQLILYPALVQGEGAKASIVKGIKKLDEMELDVIIVGRGGGSIEDLWAFNEEVVAQAIYQCKTPIVSAVGHETDTTIADYVADMRAPTPSAAAEITVRDIREVMQQIESYSSAMNQRLRNKISIYRYELERKRMKLEYASPVNQIQQKRQYLIHTEEKMNQLMEMKVKDKRHKLAIYIEKMKGLSPLDKLNHGYAIAMNEEGNTISSIKQAKTGEKLTIAVKDGDIITTVESKVTRRRK; from the coding sequence ATGTCGGAAGGGCAAAGTGTCATTGTACTTGGTAGTGTCAGCGTATATGAGCGTGACGGCAAGTATCAGATTTATGCAAGAGAGATTATGTTAGACGGACTTGGCAATCTGTATGCTAAGTATGAGCAGTTAAAGAAGGAATTAGAGGAGACAGGGTTGTTTGATCCATCTCATAAAAAGAGAATTCCATATTACAGTTCCAAGGTAGGAATTGTAACGGCAAGCACAGGAGCTGCCATTCAGGATATTATTAATATTGCAACGAGAAGAAACCCTTATGTCCAGCTGATCTTATATCCTGCACTTGTGCAGGGAGAGGGAGCGAAAGCTTCTATCGTAAAAGGAATTAAGAAACTGGATGAAATGGAATTAGATGTGATCATCGTCGGTCGCGGTGGTGGTTCCATTGAAGATCTGTGGGCATTTAATGAAGAAGTAGTGGCACAGGCAATCTATCAGTGCAAGACGCCGATCGTTTCGGCTGTTGGACATGAAACAGATACGACCATTGCAGATTATGTCGCAGATATGCGCGCACCGACACCGAGTGCAGCAGCAGAAATTACAGTTCGTGATATTCGAGAAGTGATGCAGCAGATCGAGAGTTATAGCTCTGCTATGAATCAAAGATTAAGAAACAAAATTAGTATTTACCGCTATGAATTAGAACGTAAGCGAATGAAGCTCGAATACGCAAGTCCTGTGAATCAAATCCAGCAGAAACGCCAATATTTGATTCATACAGAAGAGAAAATGAACCAGTTAATGGAGATGAAAGTGAAAGATAAGCGACATAAGCTCGCTATTTATATAGAGAAAATGAAGGGATTGTCTCCCCTTGATAAATTAAATCATGGGTATGCGATTGCAATGAATGAAGAAGGAAATACTATTAGTAGCATAAAACAAGCGAAAACAGGTGAAAAGCTTACCATTGCAGTCAAAGATGGAGACATCATAACAACAGTGGAAAGTAAAGTGACAAGGAGGCGGAAATAA
- a CDS encoding exodeoxyribonuclease VII small subunit — MAKAATKTLEQSFDALDEILAKLEQEDVTLEDSLKLYNDGMKLLKSCNDAIDKVEKKIIVVEEDK, encoded by the coding sequence ATGGCTAAGGCAGCAACAAAAACATTAGAACAGTCTTTTGACGCATTAGATGAAATATTAGCAAAATTAGAGCAAGAGGATGTTACCTTGGAGGATTCCTTAAAACTTTACAATGATGGTATGAAGTTATTGAAATCATGTAATGATGCGATCGATAAAGTAGAAAAGAAAATTATTGTAGTAGAGGAAGATAAGTAG
- a CDS encoding octaprenyl diphosphate synthase — protein sequence MEFREALSEKKQEVDQIVKSFMPKEEGYQKIILEAMNYSLNAGGKRLRPMLMQECFYLFQGEKEEVLHPFMAAMEMIHTYSLVHDDLPAMDDDEYRRGRKTTHIVFGEDMGILAGDALLNYAYETVAQAFSVTESLSRSAKAFQVLAKKAGVYGMVGGQVVDVEMTNKPIPKDKLDFIFALKTSALIEASMMIGAILAGASDSEVAKIERIANRIGLAFQIQDDILDVTSTTEVLGKPVLSDEKNNKTTYVTLVGLEKAKEEVEALTKEAVVLLEEMPYENEFLNQLLLALVNRKK from the coding sequence ATGGAATTTAGAGAGGCATTAAGTGAGAAGAAGCAGGAAGTAGACCAGATCGTTAAGTCTTTCATGCCGAAAGAAGAAGGATATCAAAAGATCATCCTAGAAGCAATGAACTATAGTCTGAATGCAGGTGGCAAAAGACTTAGACCAATGCTGATGCAGGAATGTTTTTATCTATTTCAAGGTGAGAAGGAGGAAGTGCTGCATCCATTTATGGCTGCCATGGAGATGATCCATACTTACTCTCTCGTACATGATGATCTTCCAGCAATGGATGATGATGAATATCGTAGAGGACGCAAGACGACTCATATCGTGTTTGGTGAAGATATGGGCATCTTAGCAGGCGATGCACTTCTTAATTATGCTTATGAGACAGTAGCTCAAGCATTTTCTGTTACGGAAAGTCTTAGTAGATCCGCAAAAGCATTTCAAGTATTAGCTAAGAAAGCTGGAGTATATGGAATGGTTGGTGGACAGGTTGTAGATGTTGAGATGACCAATAAACCGATTCCAAAGGACAAATTAGATTTTATCTTTGCTCTAAAGACCAGCGCATTGATTGAAGCAAGTATGATGATAGGTGCTATCCTAGCAGGTGCATCGGATTCAGAGGTTGCCAAGATTGAGCGTATTGCAAATCGTATCGGTCTTGCCTTCCAAATCCAAGATGATATTTTAGATGTTACAAGTACGACGGAAGTATTAGGAAAACCCGTACTAAGTGATGAGAAGAATAATAAGACGACCTATGTTACCCTAGTCGGTTTAGAAAAGGCAAAAGAAGAAGTAGAAGCATTAACAAAAGAAGCGGTAGTTCTGCTTGAAGAAATGCCATATGAAAATGAGTTTTTAAATCAATTGTTATTAGCACTTGTAAATCGAAAAAAATAG
- a CDS encoding 1-deoxy-D-xylulose 5-phosphate synthase, whose protein sequence is MFEILEQMKHPNDIKKIDPADYRKLAKEIRRFLIGNISKTGGHLASNLGVVELTMALHLSLDLPEDKIVWDVGHQAYTHKILTGRKEGFKTLRKYEGMSGFPKKSESDCDCFNTGHSSTSISAALGLAKARDIQKKDDTIVAVIGDGALSGGMAFEALNNAARMKSNLIIVLNDNNMSISENVGGMSNYLGKIRTDQKYQGLKDNVEHTLRKVPKVGDAIVERVKRSKDSIKRLVIPGMLFEDMGITYLGPIDGHNIAQMMTAFNNAKKKKGAVLVHVITKKGYGYKPAEDQPSKFHGIDPFDVKTGDVIKKSSTESYTQVFSDTLVRLGKENEKIVAVTAAMPTGTGLVKFQENYPDRFFDVGIAEEHAVTFAAGLADGGLKPFVAIYSTFLQRAYDQIIHDVCIGNYPVVFAIDRAGIVGNDGETHQGIFDLSYLMSIPNLAVIAPKNKCEFAAMLEFCAEYDKPIAIRYPRGAAYEEYDEFQTPIINGKCEILHMEEDILILSVGSMLKIADEVRDELKRKGLRVSIVNVRFVKPFDFETLDWLLENHSTVVTMEENVASGGFGQMIGSYLAQNQEDVTMIPIALPDNFLEHGDPDLLRKKVGFTKENISEIILKKREEA, encoded by the coding sequence ATGTTTGAAATTTTAGAACAGATGAAACATCCGAATGATATTAAGAAGATTGATCCTGCCGACTATCGAAAACTTGCAAAAGAGATTCGAAGATTTTTGATTGGTAATATCAGTAAGACAGGCGGCCATCTAGCGTCGAATCTTGGTGTGGTAGAACTTACAATGGCATTACATTTATCATTGGATCTGCCAGAGGATAAGATTGTATGGGATGTTGGACATCAGGCATACACTCATAAAATATTAACCGGAAGAAAAGAAGGATTTAAAACACTTCGAAAATATGAAGGAATGAGTGGATTCCCTAAAAAAAGTGAATCAGATTGTGATTGCTTTAATACAGGACACAGTTCCACTTCTATTTCAGCAGCGTTAGGTCTTGCTAAAGCGAGAGATATTCAGAAGAAAGATGATACGATCGTGGCTGTTATCGGCGATGGAGCGTTATCAGGCGGCATGGCTTTTGAAGCATTAAACAATGCAGCTAGAATGAAATCAAATTTGATTATTGTATTAAATGATAATAATATGTCGATATCAGAAAATGTCGGCGGAATGTCTAATTATCTAGGCAAGATTAGAACCGATCAAAAGTATCAGGGGTTAAAAGATAATGTTGAACATACCTTACGTAAGGTTCCTAAAGTCGGAGATGCTATCGTAGAGCGTGTCAAACGAAGCAAAGATAGTATTAAACGTTTAGTGATTCCAGGCATGTTATTTGAAGATATGGGAATTACGTATCTAGGACCGATCGATGGTCATAATATTGCTCAGATGATGACTGCATTTAATAATGCGAAGAAGAAAAAAGGAGCCGTATTAGTCCATGTGATTACGAAAAAAGGATATGGTTATAAACCAGCGGAAGATCAACCTTCTAAATTTCATGGAATTGATCCTTTTGATGTGAAAACAGGTGATGTGATCAAGAAGTCTAGCACAGAAAGTTATACACAAGTATTTTCAGATACGTTAGTTCGTTTGGGTAAAGAAAATGAGAAGATCGTTGCTGTGACGGCTGCTATGCCAACTGGTACAGGTCTTGTTAAATTCCAGGAAAACTATCCGGATCGATTCTTTGATGTAGGAATTGCAGAAGAACATGCGGTTACCTTTGCAGCAGGATTAGCAGATGGTGGATTAAAGCCTTTTGTTGCAATCTATTCTACATTCTTACAACGTGCATATGATCAGATCATCCATGATGTATGTATTGGCAATTATCCAGTTGTCTTTGCGATCGATCGAGCAGGTATTGTAGGAAATGATGGAGAGACACATCAAGGAATCTTTGATCTATCCTATCTGATGAGTATTCCGAATTTAGCAGTGATCGCTCCAAAGAATAAATGCGAATTCGCAGCTATGTTGGAATTCTGTGCAGAATATGACAAGCCGATCGCAATTCGCTATCCAAGAGGGGCTGCTTACGAAGAATACGATGAGTTTCAAACTCCGATCATCAATGGAAAATGTGAGATTCTTCATATGGAAGAAGATATCTTAATTCTTTCTGTAGGAAGTATGTTAAAAATTGCAGATGAAGTAAGAGATGAACTTAAGAGAAAAGGTCTTAGGGTGTCGATCGTAAATGTCCGATTTGTGAAACCATTTGATTTCGAGACATTAGACTGGTTGCTTGAAAATCATAGTACCGTTGTTACGATGGAGGAAAATGTTGCGAGTGGTGGATTTGGTCAGATGATTGGATCTTACTTAGCACAAAATCAGGAAGATGTTACGATGATTCCAATTGCACTTCCGGATAATTTCCTAGAACATGGAGATCCAGACTTACTACGTAAGAAAGTTGGATTCACAAAAGAAAACATTTCTGAGATTATTTTAAAGAAAAGAGAAGAAGCATGA
- a CDS encoding RNA binding methyltransferase FtsJ like — MKQRLDVMLVERGLAESREKAKAIIMSGNVFVDGQREDKAGTSFQEKVKIEVKGHTLKYVSRGGLKLEKAIEHHGVSVEGKICMDVGSSTGGFTDCMLQNGAVKVYAVDVGTNQLAWKLRQDERVVSMEKTNIRYLTKDQIADEIEFASIDVAFISLTKVLEPVKNLLNADGEVIALIKPQFEAGREKVGKKGVVRDKAVHIEVIEQVISYANSIGFDLIRLDYSPIKGPEGNIEYLAHLKKTQKDMIEYSLEKEFVKDLVDQSHGSLDK; from the coding sequence ATGAAACAAAGATTAGACGTTATGTTAGTGGAACGAGGACTCGCTGAATCAAGAGAGAAAGCAAAAGCGATTATCATGTCAGGAAACGTATTTGTAGATGGACAACGAGAAGATAAAGCGGGCACTTCTTTTCAAGAGAAAGTAAAGATAGAAGTGAAAGGACATACGCTAAAGTATGTTAGTCGTGGCGGATTGAAATTAGAAAAGGCGATCGAACATCATGGTGTATCCGTGGAAGGAAAGATCTGTATGGATGTTGGATCTTCCACAGGCGGATTTACAGATTGTATGTTACAAAATGGAGCAGTTAAAGTATATGCTGTTGACGTAGGAACGAATCAGCTTGCTTGGAAATTACGCCAGGATGAAAGAGTCGTTTCTATGGAAAAAACGAATATCCGTTATCTCACAAAAGATCAAATTGCTGATGAGATTGAATTTGCATCAATTGATGTTGCATTTATCTCATTAACAAAAGTATTAGAACCAGTTAAGAATCTTCTAAATGCAGACGGAGAGGTGATCGCATTGATCAAACCTCAGTTTGAAGCAGGAAGAGAAAAGGTTGGAAAAAAAGGCGTTGTCAGAGATAAGGCCGTTCATATAGAAGTAATTGAACAAGTAATTTCTTATGCGAATAGTATTGGTTTCGATCTGATTCGTTTAGACTATTCACCAATTAAAGGACCAGAAGGTAATATTGAATACCTAGCACATTTAAAGAAGACACAGAAAGATATGATCGAATATTCTTTAGAGAAAGAGTTCGTTAAAGATTTAGTTGATCAATCGCACGGGTCCTTAGACAAGTAA
- a CDS encoding NAD kinase, whose translation MEKFCIITNNDKDKNYVISKEIQTYLKSVGKSCIIAKEADIRVQEYDPYTDISVIDDDTDCAIVLGGDGTLIQAANDLLDKDIPLLGVNLGTLGFLAEFEKDSIYDMLPYLFEDKCTIENRMMLDGKAYDETNKAIYHGKSLNDIVITKRGLCRLITIHVYVNDELIDTYLCDGVIVATPTGSTGYNLSAGGPVVVPKLQAMMITPICPHTLNNRCIMVTADDKIELEIGKSKETLEDEAMAVYDGRIVCALKTGNRIQINKANEETRLVRVTDKSFFQILRSKIGKGRA comes from the coding sequence ATGGAAAAATTTTGTATCATTACAAATAATGATAAAGATAAGAATTATGTAATCTCTAAAGAGATTCAGACATATCTAAAATCGGTAGGCAAAAGTTGCATAATTGCCAAAGAGGCTGACATTCGGGTACAAGAATATGATCCCTATACGGACATATCTGTCATTGATGATGATACTGATTGTGCGATTGTACTTGGTGGTGATGGAACCCTGATCCAAGCAGCAAATGATCTGCTTGATAAGGATATTCCTCTATTGGGTGTGAATTTAGGAACATTAGGGTTTTTAGCTGAGTTTGAGAAAGACTCCATTTATGATATGCTACCTTATCTATTTGAAGATAAATGTACCATTGAAAACCGAATGATGTTAGACGGTAAGGCGTATGATGAAACAAATAAGGCAATTTATCATGGAAAGTCTTTAAATGATATTGTTATTACGAAACGCGGATTATGCAGACTTATCACGATTCATGTTTATGTAAATGATGAATTGATCGATACGTATTTATGTGATGGTGTGATCGTTGCGACACCAACGGGTTCCACCGGTTATAATTTAAGTGCTGGAGGTCCTGTAGTTGTACCAAAATTACAGGCGATGATGATTACTCCGATCTGTCCGCATACCTTGAATAATCGTTGCATTATGGTGACTGCAGATGATAAAATAGAGTTAGAGATAGGGAAAAGTAAAGAGACATTAGAAGATGAGGCTATGGCCGTATACGATGGACGTATCGTATGCGCCCTTAAAACGGGCAATCGAATCCAGATAAATAAGGCTAATGAAGAGACTAGATTAGTGAGAGTGACAGACAAGAGTTTCTTTCAAATACTTAGAAGTAAAATAGGAAAAGGGAGAGCATAA